The genomic stretch ACAATCGCCATTGGACTAAGAGAGGAGTCGCACTCATATGTGCCCTTGATtactaattgttatttttaatcagCGTATTATTAATGGTAACTGATTGTGTtgcaaatgatgaaaaataaaagaaggttACAGAGGCTTGTGTTTATTTGCAACAAACATAGCATGACACACTCATTTTTTtgtggtatatattttttaaatagcaacTAAGATTTTATATTGGAAGGTAATATTAATTTACCATCCACAACATTTCTTGGATCTTCCAGCACACAAGCCAAAACTTCTGGGACAGAAATAACAGTACCAGTTACAATTCTAAAAAAGTCAACACTGCTACTGTCAGGCACTTGATAGTACATCAAAAGTCTTTTACTAATATATTCCCCACATACAGACACATTACCAACTTCTACATAGGACTGTAAATGAGAGGAATACATCTGAAAGCTTGCTTTCAGACTTTCCCAAGAGGCTAGCTTCTCTGCCGGTTGATAAATGACTCGAAAATGAAAACCGAATTCCTGGTATGCTGAAATAAGGAATGCCAGAACACGATCTATAAAGGCATTTTCTGTGGCGACACAATTAGGTAAACCAACGAAGAGCTGGACAGCAGAAGCCTGACAAGAGTTTAAAAGGCTACCTTTGGTTTGAATAGGAGAAGGTTTATACTGACGACCATGAGCGAATAATTTAATGGGCAGAGGGTGAGTTCCTATTTGTTTAGAAAAGTAACTGCAGAATGGCCCTAATGAGGAACCACCGACTAAATGTAATCGATTAGGACTATTTTTCTCGCTAACATCTGAAGAATCAGCTTCTAAAATAAATGTGGAGAACGGGTCTTCATGATCAAGTCCATTTCCTTCAACCACTATACTTTTAACAAAATCAGGATTTGAGAACTGTACAAAATTTTCATCCTTAAGTCTATCAACAAAAAACTTAATTGATTTCCTCTCAAATTCAACTGCCTCATTTTTCAAATAACAACATAGAGGTCCAATGCACTTCAGCACACCTATACTACTTCCTATGTCAATATGACTTAACTCCTGAACCCTCCCAGTTGACTCCATGAACCTATATATCTCTTCTTCAACGCTGTCGGGAGTACGATCATGCAAAACATTTGGAATTGATAGGCACTTGGGAACTACTTTTCCCTCAATATCCCAGAGTGCCGCGGTCACAACCTTATATTCATGTCGTAATTTTTGAGATAGTAACATTAACTTTTCCACTTCACTGCGGGCCACTTGGTCATCACTTTTCTGTAGCTCCTT from Ischnura elegans chromosome 7, ioIscEleg1.1, whole genome shotgun sequence encodes the following:
- the LOC124161961 gene encoding serine--tRNA synthetase-like protein Slimp; translation: MALRTISSALVRTKTRRSVKIYYVTQRRYLSSALFMTGDQAKNNYAFLSPVLDFDTKFQNISQLERNVQLRGIPVNVHSLKRMWDFQEGIRMTRNKIDQRRSEITKSIKELQKSDDQVARSEVEKLMLLSQKLRHEYKVVTAALWDIEGKVVPKCLSIPNVLHDRTPDSVEEEIYRFMESTGRVQELSHIDIGSSIGVLKCIGPLCCYLKNEAVEFERKSIKFFVDRLKDENFVQFSNPDFVKSIVVEGNGLDHEDPFSTFILEADSSDVSEKNSPNRLHLVGGSSLGPFCSYFSKQIGTHPLPIKLFAHGRQYKPSPIQTKGSLLNSCQASAVQLFVGLPNCVATENAFIDRVLAFLISAYQEFGFHFRVIYQPAEKLASWESLKASFQMYSSHLQSYVEVGNVSVCGEYISKRLLMYYQVPDSSSVDFFRIVTGTVISVPEVLACVLEDPRNVVDGKLILPSNIKS